TCCGCCAAACGaagaatttttacaaaacttaaCTACTAAATCATTGATAACCTTGTAACTCCAGGCGATACTTTGGATGTTTTATATGAAAGCGAATAAATTATTAGtgcagattttttgtttggaaagaGTTCTGAAACAAGCGACATGTTCTTGCGGGACTGGGGTTGAAATTCCATTAGGATCGTCCCTCTATAGTGAGGACTGTCAGAATAGATATTCTTTACGATTGAGAGCCAGTGGCAGATTTAATCCCTTCTGAGTGGtgagaggagggggggggggggagggactTCTTTGTGGTTTCGGGGTTTGCTTTACCAGCATGGAAACTGGTATTTGCGCCTGGGAGATTGACTTGAATGTTGTATTTTCGAATTGCCGATAAAGAGGGATGGAATATTTATAGTTGGAAACTCCGGGAATCGTCGTTGATTCTGGTTTAGCTTATGAAATAGATATGTGATGTTAAGCTTTTCTGTTATGTAGCAGAAGGTTACCGAAGTTTTAAACGAGCGACACAGGAACTCGgattgcagattaacgaggcaaaaaaaagggtttgcaAGTTCTACCTTGATTTCAAACAAACTTATAGGtaattttccaattattttCACAGTACTAAGTTTTATATAATTTCTTTATTCTACAGTAAATTAAGAGCAAATACTGAAAGATCGGCACACCATTTCAAAAATGTGTTCAAAAAGTTTAATAACCTCACTTCTCTGTGTGACGACAACCAGTACTACACATCGATTACGATCGGATGCGTTCTGTTAGCGACGCACCTCGCTTTAACGCTGCTCACCAGTAACCACGGAAGCGTTTTAAGCCCTTACGCACCCCGTACGCACGAACCACAACCCAAAATGCAAGAAAAGAAGCAGCACAGGGTAGGCATCTTAAGAGGAAGTACATAAATTGTTGCATTGTGTTCAACCATGTGAAACATCGCCAATGTTGATTGATCCTGGAACGATTGAAGTGATCGCAACctcatcccatcccatcccatcgGTACCCCTACGTCCACGACGACCATTACCGCCAGTCGTTTTGAAGCAGTTCTTCGACACTCCCTGTGCTTTGGCTGCTTGGCGCTCCATAATGTGCTCCCGCGAGTGTGCAAGGGTCGTGCCACCCGACTAGGCTCTACCGGAGCCGGTGAACCGCATCGAAGGGGCGCGACCGCTGTGGCGAATTCTTGCCTCGACGACAATGGTACCGTCGTCATGATCGGCCAGCATCAAGGTACGAGCTTTGCGTGCggttattgaattatttataacATTATGGAACGATGAACGCAATGTACGATCGATGAGCATGAGCGAGAGGTAGTAAACCGACAAGGGGAAGAGGTTTGGAAACTGAATTATGCGCTGGGAAAATGCAACTTGAACGATCGAACAATAGGATAAGAAGTTATTCCAATCTTCCATGCGAAGAGACGTATCAGAAATGTGAGCATAACCGAGCGCATCATGCTGAGCCATTGGAGAAGCGATAGGTTTCGGAATGTTACAAATCAGCGTTGGTATAAACAGAATTTAATTGTCCTCTTTAATGTCTTTGATCTTTAATGTACTGTGTAGTTTGAGTTTCGTTGTTTATATAACTATATGAGCTAAGGATTTTTGCAATACAATAAGTAAAATTGCTGTGGACAAAAAAGTGCATTCCTCAAATATGTCACATGACATACTTTGCAGGCCGGGAATAGTTCACACAGCAAGATGGATCGGTGCCTTATTGGACGCGAATTCCAGCGAACCTTAGCGGGAACGGTTTCGCTTCAGGATCGGCTCACTCGAACAAACTTGGTCCGGCCGGTTTGTTCATTTCAGCATgcggcagcggcagcagcatcgaTCCAGTAGCCAATCCAATTAGGGAAACCATGAAACAACATCGCACACCAAGCACATGAACATTCGCACGATCCACCCGAACCTCGAACCGGGAACGAGTTTTCCCGCGCAAAACCTCATCAATATTCTGGCCCACGCGTCGTTCGCTTACGGTTTACGCATTGCTAGCTGCACCGGTTCCAGCGGGTTCCAGATTGGCCGTTTGAAGTTGATGATGTCGGTTTGAGGTAATgtccaaacaaaagcaatacgCACGGTTTGCCAAGAGGCTGGGattttatgtgtgtattttcccATCGAATTGCTACCGGGCTACGAGAAAAATGCAGCAGAATTCCAGTTTTTCCGCTCAGCATGGTGTGAAGCTGGCAGACGCATCAGTGGAATTGGCTCGACAGAATCGCGACCGGCAAGGTATGGTgggctgctatcatcgatgaCGAATCAAACAAgttgtttgatttgaactGTATTGCCTGAAATAATAAGAAGTTTCTCCTTTGCTGCAGTACGATGAAAGGTGGCTTGGGTAAGATTCCGGAAGACTTCTGGCGAAACAGAAGCGTGAGAACATTTTTGGTCGATTTTCGCAATACGAGTAGATAAATTATCTGAAGCGTGTgcgttaaaacaaaaaattctttaaacGGCAATTGACACCAATAGCCATTGGCTTGtcattgaatattttaaaatttgtgtttAAGCTCAGTagaatcagaaaaatcagTTATATTTCTGCCTTGCGGAGATAGAATCCCAAAACATTCTATAGATCGCTGCCCCTGAGAATCTACAGGATTGAGGACGTGCTCACTGTCTAAGAGTAAAAGTCGCTGTCTTGATACTTGTTTTTAAAAGTCGCACAAGGTCGTTAGTTCTGAACTAAACTCTTCATGACGATTCTCAGAATCGaacattaatttatatttagcAACGTCTGTTTTGCCGTGGATATTTACCGATTATTAAGCCGTCGATTTCTTGCATACATCTGTTGACTTTGAAGGGTTCTACAACTGATTTGATCGTCTTTGAATAGGATTCAAAGAACGTTTCCAAACTTTCAACACATGCATTAGATCATTCTGGTGGACATGAATATTTTCAACTTTTATTTAGCTGAAGGATAAAATTCATAGTGTCATCAAATCTTCAAGCATACCTCGTTGAAGATTGTTGTGACTAAAATGTACctaaaaaacattgaaacaaaaattaaatacaaaaaatacttaCTTGGATGCTTGGCATAATATTATTCTTtcaatgaatgaatgatgcaaatgaatttttataaaatatatctgttttgtttactatttTCAACTCTTACTCTTACCATAAAAAATTGCGAAGCGCACAACATTGCAAGAACATTGATATGCTCGTCTGTACAAAGCGCACCAGTGATattaacattttcttttacacTTCTTTTGTTTACTCAAATTTGCTATTGCAGACAAAATGCTGGCCTTAATGTGTGGCATTTAAAATTAGCATAGAACTAGATCTTTACACTCTCATGGTTGccatttgattattttaaattggttTTGTAACTGTAGAAGCTGTTAGAATTGAAATTAGGAGAGTGAAGTAGAACTTATAAATACTTCTGGAAGAAAGAAACGTTGCATTACAAACTAGCTTAAGTAGTGTTATATGTTTACACGTTTATGTTTCATCTAAGCTTTACTGGAATGTGCCCGTATGGAGTTGATTGAttaaagattttgaaaattatccGTAACTAAGTATAATTTGTCGGTATCCTATGCATGCCGTTGGTTAATTTAACATGCCTTGGAGATTTTCAAGTGAGATTGTAGTTTATTGTTAGGATTGCCTGAGTGTCTAGCGATTGATACATGTTTGAACAACTTGAAAATGATTCTGCTTGCCCTCATGCtatatggaaaataaaaacattcgcCTTGTTGTGTGATAaccaaataaaacagaaaaggtAACACAATTTAGCTTACAATCAATCTTTACGTTACCCTTAGAAAGACAGGTTGTTCTTACCATTCCGGTCCGGTTTTGTGATAGTAATGACCAACATCATAAAGCACCTGCATGATGGAAGCTGCAATATAGTAAGAAAAAGGTTTTTCCACCACATCCAACTGCTAGAACTTGAAATACACCAACATAATACATTGTATGTGGCTTTTGAccgaacgtaaaaaaaaaggaacgttcGTTGGTGGCATGGCGTTGCACCAAAGAAGCCGAATGTTTATGGAAAGGAAGTCGGTCTTTGCGAAAGATGACCAAATCTGTAAGCACTCACGGTGAAAGGTTGAAAATGGCAAATCTTGAGATTGACTTTATGATAATGCAGCTCTGTCAGCCCGCTGTTTGGTCTGCCCCAGTTTGGCTACCAGTTTTGATTGTCCAGGATAGAGAACCAGACGCAGAGAGCATTAAAAGTCGCATATAAAGTTACTGACGAACGTTACGTTCACGAGTGGGGTTGGATTGATTAAATGGATCTCGATTGAATTTATATTGATTTACGggtaaaacaaagcaaaaaaaaaagtaaagcaaaataaaacattttactaCACTTTTGAAGCAGATCGGTATcttgctaataaaaaaaatcacattctCCAGTGCATAACAAATTCGATCCATGGTTAATGGCGGCTCTATACAACGTACATCAAACGTACCTATTTGTTACAGTAGCAAGTTGGGGCAGCACCTTTTTATGCCCTTAATAGCCGCTGTGCAGCAGGTGCCTGGTCAGTGGTTCCGTTTCCACTTCGTTACACTTCGGTAGGTGCAGTTAGTAACGCCTACCCACGTGTTTACGTTTGCGTTCTCAGTAGAGGTTGCAGCAAGTTTTTAAAGGGTCCGCTATTAATCATCACAAAGCATGCGCAGCGGGGGGCCGTTGTCTAATGCACaatggtaaaaaaataaataaaatcaaaacaaaaccaacatctCTACCTTAGATCAGACCGGCAATTGGCACGTTGCAGTTTTCTAATGGGTTCCAGGGTGGGAGGCACAAGTAACCCCCCATTCGAAGTGTTCAGAATTGTGGGGGTGGCTATCCCTACCAGTTGTTCCAACTACTGGACCAGAGAAGCTGAGTTTGCAGGTGGGTACGAGGTTGGACCTATTCTCGTTGTAGCTGGCCAAACAGCACGACGAACGAGAGAATGCGCGCGTTGTTCCACGTGCTGGATGTATTATGAAACGAAGTGCACCAGTCCCCTTTCTGACGAGAATAGCAGCCAGGCATGAGGTGGAGGTTAGGCCGAGCGGTGCTATAACGAACGGATTGAAATGCTAGCAAATCCAAAATTGGAGTCATAACTGGCTGGAAATGGAGTCATCGCGATAAGCCATGACGTATTGCTATGATTCGTGGATTGTTCTAACTACCAACATTGCGAAATTGCACATTAAAGGAAATCCAGATTCTTGTGTTTAAGAATTGTCCAACTTGATGACCAAAAGTGACCCAATTAAAATACGGAATGGCATAGACAGGTTAAAAAGAAGAACTCGCATTTAAACTGCATATCATTAGCAAGACATTATCATAAGATATCAAATGGCACAAAAAGCACATCAGAATAAAGCTCTAACCCTACGCATCCTCAGTGAAGATTCACTCGAACGATGAGCATGGCAGGCAAAATACACGATCGGCAACGTTGGCGTGGACATAAATCAAACCGAAACACCCTCCCAAAGCGGGAACGTTAAATGAGTGTGACAAATAGCCTATTAGGGTCTATTATGATTGCTTGAAATCGAACATTTGCATGCACAAATGTGTGCGGAACTTATCGAGTTCGTGACGGATTAGTCGCGTGCGTTAATAGCGCTACGTTCGCTTCGTGATCTAATTCAAATGAAGGTGTACAACATTATAAGTTGCTTCCTTCTTTCCGCACGCCACTCTGTTAGACTTATAGAATGTTTACTGTCTAAAAAGTGAAACTGAAGGGCGATTTaagaaaactacaaaaatcATGGCAAATGGTTTGTATGGAAGTCACGGTACACCTGTGCGCCGGATGCTACACACATAATAACTCGACCGGCGGCCAGTTTCGATCTTTCCGCTTCCCCATCAATCGTGCCGATGGTCGTTCGCAATGTCCGGGCGCCCGGGCGTGGTTGCTTTTTCCTAACTAATATGACACGGTGAGAATAAATTACTGGGACACATTCTAAATCTATATAGGCTAGGTGTCTAGGGGTAGTACGTTAACATATAAACATGCTAAAACTTCTGTGGTCAAGAACTTCCGGTGGGGTCAGCATCGGTGACCTTCAGGGCCGTTGGTTATAGATACAATTCAAGGGCCGTCTGTTCGTTGAAGCCTGTGTGAAGCAGATCGTTGAACGGATTCAACGAGTCCAGATGACTAAGCGGGCTGAGGCACGGCTCGGACAGCTGCAGCGAATCGGCGTCCGACTCTAGGAACAAACCAAACTCCAGCCCATCGTTCGGAACCACGGACTGACTGTTGGTGCAGGCAAAGTTGGGATGGGACTTAAGTATACCCGGTCCGACGCCGGTGGTCAGTGGGCTGAGACAGGGTTCGGATAATATGAGTGAGTCGTTATCCGACTCCAGCACGGAGCTTAGATCTACATCCATTCCGAGCGGATCGGGGCGAGCAGGATCCGGTAGTAAGCTGGGCGCTGTTAACTGAATATTATCATCTATCTTTTCTACCGTTGGTACACTCGTGGTCGACTTTCGTCCATTGCTTGCTGCTGAAGCTCGTGTTCTGGAACTGCTTGTGGTGGAACTGGATGAGGTGGATTTTTTCGATCGACTATTACTAGAAGTGCTTCGTTTGCTAGACGATCGCTTTCGGGAACTGCTAGATGAGGTGGTGCTAGATTGATGCGAGTTATTTTTGGAGGACGCTGACGATGCCTTCGGAGTGTCGATAGTTTGTCGCACCGGGGATGCAGCGGGTGACGATGAGATATACCCCGGAGTTCCGATGGGATATCCGCCTTCCAGCAGTAGTAAACCCTTTTGCATCACCTCCCGCTCTATCTCGTTATGGTTGATCATATCTagttcgttgttgttttcgaGCGTTCCGGGTGCAGTGCCGTGCAGCATGTCACTTAATATCCGGATGTACTTCATCGCTAGGCGTAAGGTGGTAATCTTGGTAAGCTTTTCGCTCGATGCCGCACTCCCACTACACTGAGGCGAGCTGACGGGAGAACTGGTACCACTCGAACCCGCCACCGCTACCGGAACAGCTCGTCGAAGGTTCTCGAACGCACTGTTAATCTCTCGCATTCGGCTCCGCTCGCGAGCGTTGGCCGTTTTCCGGCGATACTTGCTAAGGGGAGCCGCTTTGGGTTTAGGTTTTTCCTTTGGCGTCGCCTTCTccttggtggtggttgttgttttgcttacgGTTGCCGTTTCTACGGTAGTGCGACGTGACTGCCGTTGTCGGAGGGAAtacttttcatctttttttatttcggacACCAATGATCCAGTACCGTCGGCCGCCATCGAAAGTCCAATGTAGCTACTTccgttgtggttgttgttagCGTCTGCCAACGACGCCTCCATCGAGGGTTGCTGGTTAAAGGTGATCGCTCTGATCGACTCTATGTTGTTGTGACGCATCCTGATATGTTGAGCTGTTCACCGTTTTTGTGATCGGTAATAGGTTTCCTGTGGAATAGAtggaaaaagaataataaaatttagacAATCGTTTGGACGAACTGTTCTTtgatctataaataaacattaatgtacaaacacaaaaaagaaattcaagAATGGAAATCttcataacaaaaaagaatttcttttttgtctccAACAATCTATTTGAAAGAACTCTATTGTGTGGTTTATTCCTCTTCCTCACTATTGGTCTATCCTGACGTCCTGTGACGTTATTACCGGCCCTTACGTGACAAATGGGTTTCTCCCGCAAACCGTGCAGCAAACATGTACGCTCTGAACAATTTGTAAATCATCAGTAACAATTGCCGTTTCTTAATCCGGTTGCCGGTGGaagctgcttttttttattgtgcgcTGCTTTTTGCCTTGATCAGCCTCGCTTCCTATGGGCACTTTCTCATGGATGAATTATGAAACCATGAAATAGGGGTCGGCAGGGATCTCGTAGCTGCTAGTGTTCGAACACCCATTTAGCAGTCTGCATAATCGGGCCGATGGATGGAACGGTTGTTTTGGGACTTAAAACCACCGCTGACACTTGACACTCGCCATATTGATATGATCGGGATATCGGTGGGAAGGCGATTCCGGGAACGCGGTGCGGAAGATCCGAGCGGTTCGTAAACAAAGTTCAATAGGGGCCACAAAGATTAATGACTATTGACATCGGGAGGTCACCATACTACACTTGGCTTTGCATCGGGTCAGACAGGTTCTTACAATATCGTTTATCGTTTTGCATTGGGTACAGATTTATACATTTTGCTATGCGATGATTTCGATTGAGGCAAAAGTTTGGACAGAGTTGCTACTTGCAgtttgaaacacaaaaataaaaagatcgTTGCCAGCTTAATTACCTCCGAGGGAAGAGATGTAATGTGAGCCAAACTGGCCAGCAGGATTGTAGGTCAGGTTGCAGATATTTACTCATTAACCTTGGAGTTTTGTGGCACATCATTAAGCAACTCAACCTGCAAACATCACTTTACAGCCTTAACAAAGACATCACTGGACCTAATTGCAGAATCCTGAAGagttaaaaaaaggatacgcAAAAGCGTGATCTTCGATCGTTAAAATGGTTTTAAGGAATTCTGTACAAAATGGAACAATCCAAAGCAAGATGTTTACCGCAAACCTCGAAGTAATCATCATACACCAACAGTTTGGCAGCAACTTTCGCTTTGTTTCATCGTTCAAACACAAAGGCCACCTGAAAGCCATCCCCGAGATTTGATGTCGTGCTGTGATGACGCGACAAATTAAGATCCGCTAtcgttggtggtggcggttGTGTCTTGctggggaaaaagaaaacagctcAACTAATAACTGGCCGTCCCATTTTTACGAGTGAAGCCACAGACAGTATCGCCGAATACAAGCAccgctgtgtgcgtgttgtaGTTTTTGTCCGTCTGGGGAGGCCGTACCTTGACGCCCTCTAGTCGAGGATCGCATTGTACCCGACCGCGGTGGTTGATTGAAGTGTCGTAGTAAGGAGCCGTGGCGCATGCATTTTTGAGCCGGCGCACGCGTGTATCGTTTGCATGAATAAAGTAGCCGGAGagaggtttcctttttttttgcaccagtCTGCCAGCAAGGTGAACAATACAAAGCAACTTAACCTTCAGCGGGGTATGCTGGCAGGAATTGGATAGTGCTTGTACTGAAGTGTTTTGCGACATTTCGCACCACGTGTGTCGACGGGAAAGTGAGATCTAACAATTTGATATGTCCTCGATTGTCGCGATATATGTACTTGCATAATGGAAAtatatggtttttgttttgattgtagcaaattatttctttaaagTATATCTCATCAATACATTCTTCCAAAACAGTTTTAAGCCCAAAAGAACAGTCAACGTTGTAGTACTGTGTTGCAATTTAAATAACGAAAGAAACTCATTCGCCTCTATTATTGTGACAAATTCTTCCCGACAGCCCATTACACACGCCACTATTCGCGAAACATCGTTTTCGAACGACTGCAACTAACACGATCACTGAAGTCATCTAAACCAGTGCAAAAATCTGACAAGACTTCCCTCTGGCCAAGTGGTTCCAAACAAGTTGTCAACCAGCTGATCGTTGTTGGCATTTTTGAAGGACGATCTTAAGCCGCTAAGGAAGGCTTGAGACGTTGAGTACTTTGGAGCGCCTGCTACAAGCGCCGTGGCACGATGATGCACCGATAGCTTAACCCGTGTGTCAATTGCAAAACGATGGATTCGAACACTAATCGGCATCAAGATCGTATTGTCCCTTACCATGAAGCTTCTCACGATCGTACGCTCCATGGGACAGGTTGACATTTCTGGTCCTACTTTGCTAGCAGCGAGCATAATGCAACCGCTCGTTCGGTCGACCGATCGATGAAGATGAACAACCTGTGCTACGTGATCTACAGCCAGAAACAGCCACCGAAAGGAACGATAGTTCTAAAACAAccataataaaaatgtaactCACGGACGTATATGGACTCTCGGATGGATGCGATTATTGTGGTTTGTGCTCGGATCGATCTGCGGTTACGTTGGAAGTTTTGTTGGCCATGAACAGCCGGTAAACAGTTACCACAGTGATTTCTGATGAATTGTGGTTTTGCACCGGTGGCCATTAAATGCATTGACGGTACGATCTTGTGGTTGGTTCTCGTGGTTGATGGTGGCTAATCGCAGTACGAGTTTGCTACCGTTTTGGACAGTTTACACAACGTGCTGAAGCGTTATGGGGAGAAGCATACACACCCGCCACACTGGCGTATTCGAAAATGTCGTTCCTCCCGGAATGGTCAGCCATGTTCGAGACCGGAAtctgctgtttatttttttttaatttttgcttcaGATGCCGTACCTTGCGTGTGACCTTAGCTGGTAGTGGCAGGTTTCCTGCTGCAAGAGTTCGAAACGGTAGTATGCAGCTGGTGTTCAAGCTCGTCTCCTGCGTAGGGCAATGACTTCGGTACGGTGATGTACCTTACCCGAGCCTTTCGGAGATCTGTAAATGGATGACTTCAACGGAACTGGAATAGGCGTTCTTGACGGGTTCCCCGCTGAGAGTTACAGCCAAAGTAActtcatgtttgtttttggccTTCCTTAACCATGGGAAGTACCCGAGCTGTGATAACGGTGAGAATCATACTGGAATCCTGTGTCAATTTTATTCGTCACCTACTTCACATCCGTTATGTTTTTGTAACGCCGTTTGTCTTATATTTTTGCCAGTGATCAATCGTTTCCAATGATCGAATGCAATCGATACTGTCATACGTCTGCTTGGAACGTAtcaatcaaatattttaagCTCGATCGTGTGATCGAGCAACTACGTGTCAACGATGCGGGCAAGGGTTGTATTTTGCTATTCTGTGCCATTCGTCAGCACGTGATCGGAATGCTGGGAATGTAGCATATCTTTGGTTCCAGCGATTGATACACTTTTAACACTGTATTCCCATGGTACTAGATTAAACTAGAGTTTTTGCTGCGTAGATCTGATGCTCTAACCCGCGAgctattttttccattttttcttgctttaaaTGTACATAAGAAGATGCTGAAAGTTTAACTTTAGAACATAAATAGTATTGTAGAATGACTTGCAGGTTCCTGAAATTGCTAAATCACTCTATTTAACATAGAAACTTCCGCAAAACAACACCTTATGCACCCATGAACGTGTTTGTTCTGAGCTAATTGACCACTGGAGATCACATCTGACAGTTTCGTTTAAAATTCGGCGCCTCTGACAATTACAAAAAATCGCAAATTTACTCTCCCAGCTGTCGGCCAGAATAGACATTTGCAACGAAACCTCCGACATACATCACATGCATATCAAACAACTGAATACGCCATCTGACATCAACGTCAGCCAATGTTTGGTTTCGCTTTCGGCCGATGCATTTCGGGGAAGGCCAGCCGCCATAGCTGATGTGTGCTTATGATGAACTTTTGCAACCTCCCTCACAGCTGGCGAGTCTGCGATTTCCATCGACCGTTAAAATCGCGACAGAAGCGCAATAGCGCAAAACAGCAGTAAGTGACCACAGAGACAGTTCTAAAGAAATCGATAAAATGCGATGCTGTCGGTTGTCGCTGACGGTCGACTCCCGAACCGTACGGATGTCATCCATGCTAACCGCACCCACGTGCAGCGGCAGACCGCAGCATGCATACAAAGTGTGCCCCAGGCACGGGCTGTTTGGGGCAGCGATTTGACAAACCGCG
This genomic window from Anopheles maculipalpis chromosome 2RL, idAnoMacuDA_375_x, whole genome shotgun sequence contains:
- the LOC126558024 gene encoding helix-loop-helix protein delilah codes for the protein MRHNNIESIRAITFNQQPSMEASLADANNNHNGSSYIGLSMAADGTGSLVSEIKKDEKYSLRQRQSRRTTVETATVSKTTTTTKEKATPKEKPKPKAAPLSKYRRKTANARERSRMREINSAFENLRRAVPVAVAGSSGTSSPVSSPQCSGSAASSEKLTKITTLRLAMKYIRILSDMLHGTAPGTLENNNELDMINHNEIEREVMQKGLLLLEGGYPIGTPGYISSSPAASPVRQTIDTPKASSASSKNNSHQSSTTSSSSSRKRSSSKRSTSSNSRSKKSTSSSSTTSSSRTRASAASNGRKSTTSVPTVEKIDDNIQLTAPSLLPDPARPDPLGMDVDLSSVLESDNDSLILSEPCLSPLTTGVGPGILKSHPNFACTNSQSVVPNDGLEFGLFLESDADSLQLSEPCLSPLSHLDSLNPFNDLLHTGFNEQTALELYL